DNA from Lentibacillus amyloliquefaciens:
GTATTTTACAACACCATCAACTTTGGAGAACAATGTATCGTCTCCGCCGATTCCAACGTTCACACCCGGATAAACTTTCGTACCGCGCTGACGGTAAAGAATACTTCCGCCGCTGACGAATTGACCATCGGCACGTTTTGCACCAAGGCGTTTTGATTCTGAATCACGGCCGTTTTTTGTACTTCCGGCACCTTTTTTCTGTGAGAAAAACTGCAAATCCAAATGTAGCATTCTGTTGCACCTCCCTATTGCTGCTTAACATTTATAAATTCATTGTACTCGCGTTCAATTGTTTGCAGGGAGACAAGCATCCCTTCCAGCAAGAGCTGAACTTTTCCCATCGCTTCATTCGGAACATTATCAGGAACCGTCACTCGAAGAAAGCCGCCCTCGTCCCCCTGTTCAATTTTCAAATCTACCTCACTTAATGTCAGAACTGCATTAACCGCGCCAAATGATACAGATGAAACCCCTGCACATACTAAGTCATAGCCATAAGGGCCACTTTCAGCATGCCCTGACAGTTCGAACTGTTTAATTTGGTTGTTTTTCCGGTTAACACTGACATTAATCATAAACAATCCTTCTATGCATTGATTTTATCAATGACCAATTTGGTATAAGGCTGACGATGTCCTTGTTTACGATGGTAGTTTTTCTTTGGCTTGTATTTAAAAACAGTGATTTTCTTCTTACGTCCCTGTTTTTCAACTTTTGCCGTTACAGTTGCACCATCAACGTATGGAGCACCTACTTTAGCATCGTCACCGCCGACGAACAAAACTTTATCAAATGTCACAGATTCATCTGTGTCAGCTGTCACTTTTTCAACGTAAATCTCTTGTCCTTCAGTGACTTTGATCTGCTTGCCGCCTGTTTCAATGATTGCGTACATACTTGCACCTCCCTGATTACTAAGACTCGCCATGCAGGCATTCCTGTTTGTTGTTGTTCAAAAGGAATTCAGAAGCCTGTTCTGAGCGGTTGTAGCACTGGTGCTACGATGAATAACGTATAAATATTACCATGTAATGATTGCGCTTGTCAAGAATGATTCTAAGCTGTCACGATACATGGCTGACAATATCACCTGCCGTTTTCCGGTATTGCCGATCATGGAAATAACTGTGCAGACATTCCGCTTCGTTCAGCTGATAACGTCTGCCGTTTGCAAGTGTAACATAAATCGTATGGTTCTTATCCCGATGGAAAAGATTGAAGACGTCCATCAGCATAGTATCGAATGGGATATCAATTGAACGAAAACGATTTAAACGGGTTTTGCCCTCGTACCGATGCAGCAAGAATCGGACAAACACATAATATCGCTGCTTCCAATCTTTTCTGTTGTCCATAAGTAAAAATGAGAACAAAAGAAACGCGCTGAGTGTAAACGAAACAAATGAAAACAAGGCAACAACTGCGATCATATTGATACAAAAAGAGAGAATAATCGTAAAGCCATATGATTTACGAAACGGCATAACTTCTGAAAAAATCAAAAACATCAATTTTCCCCCGTCCAATGGCCAAATTGGGAGCAGATTAAACAAAAGTATGACCGTATTATAAAAATAAGCCATCTCAATAACAGACGGCACGAGTGCTTGAGTCCCTGAGATAATAAAAATCAAGCCATAAATCAAGACATGCTGAAGTGGTCCGGAAAGTGTCACGAGCACTTCTTCATGAAATGGTCTTGTGCCATTTTCGTCCGTTTCCATAACACCGCCAAACACCCATAACATAATGCCGCGGACCCGCCAGCCAAATATTTTTGCCGCAGTAAAATGACCGAGTTCATGAAGCAGCACAATGACCAGTATCGTCAGCAAATCAATAAATGTTCCTGTTAAAAACGAAATGATAATAAATATTAACAGAACCGGATGGATGTGGATCTGGGGCAGCCATTTAACGGTTGTCATCAACTTGAATCACCTGTACAGGATCCACATAATCATTATTTTGCTCGATGGCAAAATAGACACTTTGGTTCTCATCATTCGGAGTAAATAGTCCCAGCTTTTGGCTATTATCGATAAACTGATAAAGATGGACATCGATGGAACTTAAGTTTCCATAAACCGTTTCACTATTATCAGGATGTTGCACAATAACGGTCTTGCCCGTGTCCGATGTCTTTCCTGCAAAGGTAACAACACCTTCCTGTAAGGCAGAAACATTCGTTTCCTCATCAGGGGCAAGCATTATCCCTTTACCGTTAGATTGAAATGTTTCGGAAACAGCGCCGTTTACAGGAAATGCTAAAGCTTGTCCATTATCCTCAGATCCAGAAGACACAGCCATCGGTGCGCCGAATGTTTCCTGATACCATTGATTAACACGTGCAAATGGGAACTCCTCGGTCAGCGTGTTTGCAGCCCAGGTTTTTGGGCCGGAAAGAAATTCTGTATCCGTCTGGAATAAAAGCGCTGCAGCGAAAAACAGCATGATTGACAATATCCCTTTAACGGCAATTCCAGTAACTCGCCTATTGAGCCCCTTTACCGAAAAACGATCGTCCGTGAAAACGGGAAAATAGCCATGTTTCTCTTCCTCTTCCGGAAAAGGCGGCGGCGCAATCTTTTTTCCCGACTGGCGGATGGATGTTATACCACGTTCTTTTTTGCGCTGGTTAATTGATCTTCTTACCCTTTTTACGCCTTTATTCATTTTGCTCACAACCCCTGCAATACTTTTATACGATTCTATGAGTCAAAAGCAGAAGTTATGCCAGGCTGCACTATGAGGGTATAGAAAAAAACATGCATTAAACCGAGCAATCGGTTTAATGCATGCGTTTCCTTTAATCAAGAGCGTATTCCAAAAAACTTTTTCACTTTTTGAAACATGCCTTTTTCCTCCTCGAGTGATTGAAGCGGCACTGTTTCGCCGAGTATACGGCGGGCTATGTTCCGATAGGCCATTGAGACTTTTGAATTCCCTTGAAGCGCAACAGGCTCCCCGGAATTAGAAGCTTTAATGACACTATCATCATCAATGACTATACCAATTAGATCAATAGATAGAATTTGAATAATATCATCAATATCCAGCATCTCACCATTCTTCATCATATGATTCCGTATGCGGTTAATCACCAATCGCGGCGGATCTACATCCTCGTTTTCCAATAGACCGATAATACGATCAGCATCTCTCACACTGGATTTTTCAGGTGTGGTTATAACAATTGCCTTGTCCGCTGCTGCCGTTGCGTTTTGAAACCCTTGTTCGATTCCTGCAGGACAGTCAATTATGATATAATCATAGGTTTGCTTTAATTCCTGTACAATTTTGTTCATACCTTCTACGGTAACGGCTGATTTATCACTCGTTTGTGCTGCGGGCAAAAGCGCCAGGTCGTCAAAACGTTTATCTTTAATCATTGCCTGAGACAGTTTGCACCGTTCTTCAATGACGTCCACAATATCATAAATTATACGGTTTTCCAGGCCCATGATGACATCAAGATTGCGAAGACCAATATCTGTATCAATCAGACACACTTTTTTCTCCATCAGTGCCAAAGCAGTACCAATATTTGCAGTTGTGGTCGTTTTGCCTACGCCGCCTTTACCGGAAGTAACGACTATCGCTTCACCCATTCAGCATTCTCCTTTCAAAGCCGCTTATATCTGTTCGTTTGCTGGAAAGAACTTGGAGCCGATCAATGACGATCTTGTT
Protein-coding regions in this window:
- the rpmA gene encoding 50S ribosomal protein L27, producing MLHLDLQFFSQKKGAGSTKNGRDSESKRLGAKRADGQFVSGGSILYRQRGTKVYPGVNVGIGGDDTLFSKVDGVVKYERIGRYRKKVSVLPVAQEA
- a CDS encoding ribosomal-processing cysteine protease Prp; the encoded protein is MINVSVNRKNNQIKQFELSGHAESGPYGYDLVCAGVSSVSFGAVNAVLTLSEVDLKIEQGDEGGFLRVTVPDNVPNEAMGKVQLLLEGMLVSLQTIEREYNEFINVKQQ
- the rplU gene encoding 50S ribosomal protein L21; translated protein: MYAIIETGGKQIKVTEGQEIYVEKVTADTDESVTFDKVLFVGGDDAKVGAPYVDGATVTAKVEKQGRKKKITVFKYKPKKNYHRKQGHRQPYTKLVIDKINA
- a CDS encoding site-2 protease family protein; this translates as MTTVKWLPQIHIHPVLLIFIIISFLTGTFIDLLTILVIVLLHELGHFTAAKIFGWRVRGIMLWVFGGVMETDENGTRPFHEEVLVTLSGPLQHVLIYGLIFIISGTQALVPSVIEMAYFYNTVILLFNLLPIWPLDGGKLMFLIFSEVMPFRKSYGFTIILSFCINMIAVVALFSFVSFTLSAFLLFSFLLMDNRKDWKQRYYVFVRFLLHRYEGKTRLNRFRSIDIPFDTMLMDVFNLFHRDKNHTIYVTLANGRRYQLNEAECLHSYFHDRQYRKTAGDIVSHVS
- a CDS encoding M23 family metallopeptidase, with protein sequence MNKGVKRVRRSINQRKKERGITSIRQSGKKIAPPPFPEEEEKHGYFPVFTDDRFSVKGLNRRVTGIAVKGILSIMLFFAAALLFQTDTEFLSGPKTWAANTLTEEFPFARVNQWYQETFGAPMAVSSGSEDNGQALAFPVNGAVSETFQSNGKGIMLAPDEETNVSALQEGVVTFAGKTSDTGKTVIVQHPDNSETVYGNLSSIDVHLYQFIDNSQKLGLFTPNDENQSVYFAIEQNNDYVDPVQVIQVDDNR
- the minD gene encoding septum site-determining protein MinD, translating into MGEAIVVTSGKGGVGKTTTTANIGTALALMEKKVCLIDTDIGLRNLDVIMGLENRIIYDIVDVIEERCKLSQAMIKDKRFDDLALLPAAQTSDKSAVTVEGMNKIVQELKQTYDYIIIDCPAGIEQGFQNATAAADKAIVITTPEKSSVRDADRIIGLLENEDVDPPRLVINRIRNHMMKNGEMLDIDDIIQILSIDLIGIVIDDDSVIKASNSGEPVALQGNSKVSMAYRNIARRILGETVPLQSLEEEKGMFQKVKKFFGIRS